The Candidatus Nanosynbacter sp. HMT-352 genomic interval GTGCTATATACACTCGATACTTATCCAGACGTATCGCCGCAGGATGTGATGTATATTGATGAGTCTAGAGCAGAGGGAAATGGTCGTCTAATTATCAGTAAAGGACAGTCTGTTAAGCTGCTTGAGGAAGCCAATCTGTCTACGCCCAATCTGGTGGTATTGATGAGTGTATGGCAGAGAAATGATCAAGGTGATTTGTATCGTGGCATTATCGCCGATTGTCGATTTTATAGCGGACGTTTTGATGTTGAGTATGGCGATGGAATTAATGATGAATTTTACAATAATGATGACGAGCAAGTCATCTCTGCAGTAATTGATTACGGATATAATGGAGAAGTCAAGATTTGGGGAGATCCGACGTTTTTTGATGCCGCTAGATATATGGCTGGTTTGGTGGATAATGAGTCGATAGAGGAAGATGGGGTTATTGCGGGTAGTCGCGAGATTCAGAGTGGTGTAAATGACGACAATTCTTTCATTCCTTTTTATAAGCGCGCGCTCAATGGCTTGGGTAGGGTGGTTAGGGCTAAACGTCGAAAATAGCACACCTTAATCGGGTAAAATCTATGATCTTTCAAATGTTGTCCTAAAAATATCTTGACTATTTAATGTACCTTGTATAACATAGTACTATGTATAGTAAATCAACGAGGAGCTTAATGTGAAAAGAATTGACATTATTAAACGCGCCGGTCGAAATTTGGGACAATCAAAAGGTCGCACAATTTTAACCGCGTTGGCGATTTCAGTTGGAGCGTTTACGATTGGTCTGGCGCTGATGGCTGGAGAAGGTGGTCGGCTGTATACGAACAGTATGGTTGACGCGGCTGGTGATAAAAAATCTGTTTCGGTCTATAAAAAAGTGACCTCGTCAGGACCTGATAGTAATCTTTCTGAATATGATGACTCAGGAGACAAAGAAAAAGACGAGTCTAAGTCAATAAGTAAATATTCGATGACTGATGACGATATAGAAAAATTACAGAAGATTCCGCACGTAGAAAAAGTGATGCCAGCTTACTCTATGCATGGAGTTTTATATGCCAAAAGTTCTGCGAGTGACAAAAAATTCGTGCCTAGCGTAGCTGTGAAGTTTGATAAAACCCGAATGGAACTTGCGGCCGGTGATTTGGATGATTTTATGCCGAAAAAGGGCGAGGTCGTTATTCCAGAATCTTATGTGAAAAAAATGGGATTTAGTGATGCAAAATCGGCAATTGGTCAAACGATTACTTTAGGGCTGCGAAGTGGAGCGGGATTTAGTAAGAATGCCGATAAAGAGATATCTCTGAAAATTGCAGCAGTCGATAAACCTTCGGACACGATCCTGTTTTACCAGCCGGCTGTGCGCGTTTCTGTGGACGATGCTAAGGAGATTTACGAATTTAGCCATCCCAAAGGTTTGTCTAATTATTACTCTTATGTAATTGCGTTTGTTGATGACGAGAAAAATGTTGAGGCGGTGAAGAGTGAGCTTGGTAAGGACTATATGGCGTATTCGGTTCAGGATGTACGCAAGGCTATGATTACTTTTGTGAATATGGCTCAAATGGCGCTGATTGGGTTTGGTGGTTTGGCGCTTTTGGCGAGTGTTTTTGGAATTGTTAATACGATGTATATTTCGGTCTTGGAGCGAACTAGTCAGATTGGGTTGATGAAAGCT includes:
- a CDS encoding ABC transporter permease encodes the protein MKRIDIIKRAGRNLGQSKGRTILTALAISVGAFTIGLALMAGEGGRLYTNSMVDAAGDKKSVSVYKKVTSSGPDSNLSEYDDSGDKEKDESKSISKYSMTDDDIEKLQKIPHVEKVMPAYSMHGVLYAKSSASDKKFVPSVAVKFDKTRMELAAGDLDDFMPKKGEVVIPESYVKKMGFSDAKSAIGQTITLGLRSGAGFSKNADKEISLKIAAVDKPSDTILFYQPAVRVSVDDAKEIYEFSHPKGLSNYYSYVIAFVDDEKNVEAVKSELGKDYMAYSVQDVRKAMITFVNMAQMALIGFGGLALLASVFGIVNTMYISVLERTSQIGLMKALGMRGRDIGKMFRYEAAWVGLLGGLIGVGLASLMSLFNPMIASFLKLEQGTNLLVINPLQMGLLIIGLMIMAVLSGWLPSRKATKLDPIEALRTE